The window TTCATCTTCATGGTCCGCTAACAGCCAATGATATAGTGATAATTGAATCGATAAATTTTCCAACCGTTTTTTATAGTTGATTGGTCTTCTGGACCATTTCGCATCGAAAAAGATCTTTTTACCCGTTTGCGTTTCTCCGACCAGGTCTAAGCGACCTTTGAACTCCACTCCATCGCTCCAATTTTTCTGCAATTCCAGCTCGGTATGCTGAATCTGAATTCCTTCACGATTTAATATTTTGAAAAATTGTTGCAGTGATTTTTGCAATTTGGACCGAGTTTGGTTTCTTAGGATGCCGTTTTGCGGTTCTAATAAAGGTGCAGCCAGCATTGGCGTTAATTCGTCAAACAAATCCACAGCGCGAATTTTGACTTCATCTTCGTTCCAATTCGGCTTTTCCGTAATCAATTTCTCTAAGATGATATGTCCTAAATTTCCAAGCATAATCGACTCGTTTGGTAGGCTCAGGATATTTCCCGGCTTTACTCTTGCTGCATACTTAAATGTCCATTTAAGTGGACAGCCGATTAAGCCCTCGAAGCTTGTTGCCGATTCTTCTTGTCGAGGGAGAATAACGTTCACCGGGACGTTCCAGGTTCTGATTGGCTCCGGTAAATGGCGCATGTTCAATGCTTCGCGTTCGAATTCAGTGCCAAACAAAGCAAAGCTAGGCTGTTTGCGAAGTTCAGCTGCGTCGATTGTTATTTTATTCTCTGTGCTATAGTCTTTGGCGACAGCGTGACGAATTTCATCCCATAACGGGTGAATCGGTATTTCCTTTCCCTTCACCTTTGAGGGAGCAAACAAAATTAGTCTTTTATTGGCTAAACGAGCTGCCCGTTGCCAGGAAGCAGCTTCCCTTCTTCGGCGGACGTCTTCATCGAGCAGATTGACTCCTTGCTCCTTAAGCCATTCGCGTTCTTTCGAGGTCCAGGTTCTGATGCTTGGTCCAGCCATGTTTTTATGAAATCCCCACCAAAGGATGGTATCAGCACTGCCCCAAATTTGACCGGGATGATTGACTACCTGCCACTGTGCTGCCTCTTGATAGTAATTGAATAATTTTGCCCCTTCTCCTAAAACCGAATCGAGAATGCGGGCCACCTGCAGATGTGAAACTGTGCTTACACCAAGTGTTTTGATTCCTTCTATTACTTCATCGGCAACCTGTGAGGCTTGAACATACATCAAATCATTGGTCATATGATATTTATTTGCAGCCCATAGACTGACTTTATGGCAAATATAGGCTATTTTTTCAAAAGGAATTCCTTCATTTGGGTCATAATAATCATGTCGAACCCATAAATCGAGCTTCGCATCTATGTTTTTGCGGCGCTTTTTCAGTTCCTGTTCTTCAATCCCTTCTTCGGTCCATGATTCCTCATAGGCCCGAATCCCGTCCTCAATTGCTCGCAGCCACTCAGGTCCGCCAATTCCCGGGCTGGAGGCTAAGGCATTGGCTAATTTAAAGCGGATTAGTCCAGGGACAGGGGAGGTTGGGATCGTCAATAATTCCAACATTCGGTCCGCCCTCAATGGCTGCCAATACGTATCGATGGTTAGCGGCAAAACTTGAAGGACGGCACGCCACTTCGAAGCGGCATCTACTCCTAAGGCTGGAACACCTCGACGGTGAAGCAGTCCATCAAGGAGCAGCGCCCCCTCCCCTTTAATTAACACCGTATTTTCGTTGCCATTTTTCTGTAGCCAGCTGATTAAGAAATCCGCTGCATCCAATTCCTGTTCGGAACGAATCAGAAGTAGGCTTCCATCCCCAATGGCTTCAGCCGATGAACGTTCTCCTCTAATAACGGCTTGGAGTTGAGCTAAATCCGATGTTGAGTCCTGCTCTTTTTCTAAGTGGGGAATCCCCTTTACAACTTCTACACCTTGCTCTTTTAAACTATTGATTAATTGGATAGACCATGGGTCCCAAAGTTTTTCATCTTCATCGACAATCGTGATTTTCGCTATTTGTACTTGTGCTTGCTCCTGTAGGACTGCTAACAATTCTCGAACACGATCCGGGAATCCGGCGGTTTTGTTTTGATTGGCTAGCTCCAATTGGGCAAGCGTATCAATCCATTTTCCCCCACCATCATGAACATTCGGGTCCCAGCCGGATAGGATTAACTCATCACGGCGACTCAGCAATTCCCTAGCTGTATTCCAAGAATCGGTTTCGAAGGATTTAGAGAATGGCATATCGCCTGTATCAAAACTTCGAATTAATTCCTGCCATTCTGCGATTCTTAAGTTTTCGGATGCTTGAGGTGATGTGAGACCTAACTGTGTTTCCAGTATCCCAATTAAGCCGTTAAGCCCGGTTACCACCGTACCTTCTGCCGCTTGCTTATTTCCAAGTGCATCTGGATAGGTTGCAGAATCGAGCCAGTTGCCAAGTATAATATTCAAAATCGTGTCCTCCTTTTTAATAGGATTGATTCCTATTTTTAATAGAGTGATGAAGCATTTTATAACTTATGAATAGACTAAATCCGGGGACTAGGCTTTCCCTCCTCCTTCTAATTTTGGGGACCAATTCCATGTTCATATACTCGCTAGAATTACCGACATTTTTGAATCACCTTTTTGATTGAATTAACTAAAATTTTACCATTTTAATAGGTTATTAAGTATCCATTTTATTACAAAATCTTGTCTCAAGCACAAAAATAGTCACACGAAGCCCTTGTTACCAAAATGGTTTATTTTTTACAGTTCGAACTTAGAATTAAGGTAGTCTTATACTTACTCCGTCTTCATCATCACTTACACCCATAGTAGTGATAACAACTCCTGCAATTTGGTAGTCATCGACTACCTTCCTTCAATGCAAACAAAAAAAGCACAAGAATCCTTGTGCTTCCTAAATAAGCAATCCCCTCTTTTTGGCTTCAAACAACAGTTCTTCTCTAAATTGCGGGTGTGCGAGGCTAATTAAGGACTGAGTTCTTTGTGATAGGCTTTTTCCTTTGAGTTGAGTGATCCCATACTCCGTTACTACATAATCCACATCGTTTTTTGATGTAGAAACCACTGATCCAGGGGCTAGAACTGATTTAATTCTTGAAATTGTTCCATTCTTTGTCGTGGAATGCATGCAAATAAACCCTTTGCCATTTTTAGCAAATTGGACGCCGGTTCCAAAGTCTACCTGACCACCTGTTGAGCTATAATACCTTCCAGCAACTGTTTCAGAAGCGCATTGACCATAGAAATCAATTTCTGTTGTCGCATTAATTGCAATCATGTTGTCTTCTTTAGCGATATTACGAGGGTCGTTAACATAATCAACCGACAGCATTTCAATATGCTCGTTATGGTCGATAAAATCATAAAGCTCCTTTGATCCAAATGCAAAGGTTGTTACAATTTTTCCAATATGAGTTTTTTTCTTTGTACCGGTAATAACACCTGCTTTGAATAGTTCACTAATTCCATCTGTTAACATTTCTGTATGAATACCAAGGTCTTTATGATCCTTCAGGAGACTAACAACAGCATTTGGAATACCGCCGATTCCTACTTGTAGGGTGGCGCCATTATCAATCCGTTCAGCTATGTGTTCAGCTATTTTAATATCTACATCCGTTATTACTGAAGGTTTTAATTCAACTAATGGGGTGTTATGACGAACATATCCTAAAATTTGAGATATATGGATTTTGTTTTGACCATGCGTTCGTGGTGTATGTTCATTTACCTGTAAGATAAAAGGGATTTTCCCGATAAAGTAAGCAGAATAATCCGCGACCGTCCCAAGTGAAAAATACCCATCTTCATCCATTGGTGTAGCTTGACAGACAACAATGGGGTTCTTTGTTGTTTTTTCTAATAGTTTAGGCATTTGATGAAAATGATTTGGGATTAAGTCACAGGTTCCATTCAGGTAGGCTTTTCGAGCAAAAGTATTCAAAAAATACGAAGTATAATGGATATGAGGATATAGCCCCTTCATATAGTTTCTATCTTTTAATTCAAGCATTTGGTGAATTCGTAAGGAGGAAAACAGTTGTGGATTCTCATCAATCGCAGACAGAATGAGATCAGGCTCTCCATTTCCTAGTGGAATAATAATATCGGAATCATTTGGAATTAATGATAAGATTTCTTGAATTTCTTTTTCTTTGTGATGGTTCATATACGTACTCCTTTGTTGCTTTTTCTTTTTAGTTCAACTTACTAACAATTTCTTTTTTTATATTATCATCTGTTAAATAAAGAAGGTAGACCAATTATTCTTATTAGTATTTCGACTTTTTTACTCAACATAATACTTTTTAAACGTTTAAGCAAAAAAAGTGGTTAACACTCCCTTTTTTATACATTTAATTTGTATATATACAAATCTGGTCCTTGTGCCATAGGATACTTTTTAGATATAATGTTTTGGTCTTAATACTTCGTATATAAAATACAAAAAAGTTTGAAGGTGTTATTTTTTTATGATTTTACTAGAAATAGTACTCCCTGCCTTTCTCATCTTTCTTTCCGGATTTTTGGTGCAAAAGAAATTCCAAGTAAGTATACGTTCGATTTCCGTTATATCCCTTTACATCATGTTACCAGCTCTAACCTTTCATACCTTTTTCACGATTAAATTAAATGTGCAGATTTTGTATGCTGCAGCAGTTTCTATACTGCTGATGATTGCTCTCATGGCCATTACTAGAGTCGTAAGCCGAATGCTTCGTTATGATGCTGTGGGTGAAAGCTCGATGATGTTAGTCACGGTGTTTATGAATTCCGGTAATTATGGTGCGCCGATTGTTTTGTTTGCGTTCGGTCGTCCTGGCTTTGAATTCGCAGTTTTAATCATGGTTTTTCATCTTATTCTAATGAGTATTTTTGGCGTTTATCTCGCATCTCGAGGCAAACAAAGCGCGAGTACGTCATTCAAAAATATTCTCAAAATGCCAAGTGTGTACGCGATGGTGCTTGGATTACTATTTCAAGCCCTTCATTTCCAGATGCCGGACAGTTTCCTTCAGGCTTTCGATTTGGTAGGACAAGCTTCTGTTCCAACTGTGATGATTCTTTTAGGGATGCAGTTAGCGGAGTTAACTCTTAAAGATTTTGATTGGAAAGCGATTTGGTTAGGTACGTTTATCCGGCTGATCTTATCTCC of the Bacillus sp. 1NLA3E genome contains:
- a CDS encoding acetyl-CoA hydrolase/transferase family protein, with the translated sequence MNHHKEKEIQEILSLIPNDSDIIIPLGNGEPDLILSAIDENPQLFSSLRIHQMLELKDRNYMKGLYPHIHYTSYFLNTFARKAYLNGTCDLIPNHFHQMPKLLEKTTKNPIVVCQATPMDEDGYFSLGTVADYSAYFIGKIPFILQVNEHTPRTHGQNKIHISQILGYVRHNTPLVELKPSVITDVDIKIAEHIAERIDNGATLQVGIGGIPNAVVSLLKDHKDLGIHTEMLTDGISELFKAGVITGTKKKTHIGKIVTTFAFGSKELYDFIDHNEHIEMLSVDYVNDPRNIAKEDNMIAINATTEIDFYGQCASETVAGRYYSSTGGQVDFGTGVQFAKNGKGFICMHSTTKNGTISRIKSVLAPGSVVSTSKNDVDYVVTEYGITQLKGKSLSQRTQSLISLAHPQFREELLFEAKKRGLLI
- a CDS encoding PD-(D/E)XK nuclease family protein — translated: MNIILGNWLDSATYPDALGNKQAAEGTVVTGLNGLIGILETQLGLTSPQASENLRIAEWQELIRSFDTGDMPFSKSFETDSWNTARELLSRRDELILSGWDPNVHDGGGKWIDTLAQLELANQNKTAGFPDRVRELLAVLQEQAQVQIAKITIVDEDEKLWDPWSIQLINSLKEQGVEVVKGIPHLEKEQDSTSDLAQLQAVIRGERSSAEAIGDGSLLLIRSEQELDAADFLISWLQKNGNENTVLIKGEGALLLDGLLHRRGVPALGVDAASKWRAVLQVLPLTIDTYWQPLRADRMLELLTIPTSPVPGLIRFKLANALASSPGIGGPEWLRAIEDGIRAYEESWTEEGIEEQELKKRRKNIDAKLDLWVRHDYYDPNEGIPFEKIAYICHKVSLWAANKYHMTNDLMYVQASQVADEVIEGIKTLGVSTVSHLQVARILDSVLGEGAKLFNYYQEAAQWQVVNHPGQIWGSADTILWWGFHKNMAGPSIRTWTSKEREWLKEQGVNLLDEDVRRRREAASWQRAARLANKRLILFAPSKVKGKEIPIHPLWDEIRHAVAKDYSTENKITIDAAELRKQPSFALFGTEFEREALNMRHLPEPIRTWNVPVNVILPRQEESATSFEGLIGCPLKWTFKYAARVKPGNILSLPNESIMLGNLGHIILEKLITEKPNWNEDEVKIRAVDLFDELTPMLAAPLLEPQNGILRNQTRSKLQKSLQQFFKILNREGIQIQHTELELQKNWSDGVEFKGRLDLVGETQTGKKIFFDAKWSRRPINYKKRLENLSIQLSLYHWLLADHEDEELPVAYFMLRSGDFFSLPHDDFPADYHVLGPSLIDSHQVVRNAVEEIWTQLSKGTVIASGVPATQTSDKAENGEELSVQSFTAVIDPPCAFCEYQNLCGVRRVAQ
- a CDS encoding AEC family transporter, which gives rise to MQKKFQVSIRSISVISLYIMLPALTFHTFFTIKLNVQILYAAAVSILLMIALMAITRVVSRMLRYDAVGESSMMLVTVFMNSGNYGAPIVLFAFGRPGFEFAVLIMVFHLILMSIFGVYLASRGKQSASTSFKNILKMPSVYAMVLGLLFQALHFQMPDSFLQAFDLVGQASVPTVMILLGMQLAELTLKDFDWKAIWLGTFIRLILSPLLTWAICLLFPLQPLLQTVLILTAAMPSAVTVLMYAIEFDAKPQFVSSTTFVSTVASFFSIAIVVFFLR